A stretch of the Papaver somniferum cultivar HN1 chromosome 6, ASM357369v1, whole genome shotgun sequence genome encodes the following:
- the LOC113291547 gene encoding uncharacterized protein At2g29880-like gives MESESSSAQNGGRTTWTPQMDDMFIELMVEQVLNKQLLDGQFSKCVWTNIITKFKESFGPSFNKDVLRNRMKTLKKSFNVVSSIRGQSGFGWNKKKEIPTAPDDVWERHIKAHPEYKQWRTRSLPHYDDLAMIFGDSRATGQHSRFRDDNNQDNHEVDDDGDDNTQDHNENPEDQNENTYGNGNISDDNTPELPKTTRTSIGSSSRSFRKTKKSTGEGMVEAIHLMASVVNNIATKKEENKNSSLEKNVVAALEEIPELDDFLFMQGLDLLED, from the exons ATGGAGAGTGAATCATCGAGTGCCCAAAATGGCGGGAGAACAACttggacccctcaaatggatgaCATGTTTATAGAACTTATGGTAGAACAAGTGCTTAATAAACAACTACTGGATGGCCAATTTAGCAAATGTGTATGGACAAACATCATCACTAAATTCAAAGAAAGCTTTGGTCCTTCTTTTAATAAGGATGTTTTGAGAAATCGCATGAAAACTTTGAAGAAAAGTTTTAATGTTGTAAGTAGTATTAGAGGTCAAAGTGGCTTTGGCTGgaacaagaagaaagaaattcCGACTGCACCTGATGATGTATGGGAAAGACATATTAAG GCACACCCCGAATACAAACAATGGAGAACAAGGTCTCTTCCACACTATGATGACCTAGCTATGATCTTTGGTGACAGTAGGGCGACTGGACAACATAGCAGGTTTAGGGATGATAATAACCAGGACAACCATGAGGTCGATGATGACGGGGATGACAATACTCAAGATCATAATGAGAATCCTGAAGATCAGAATGAGAATACGTATGGAAACGGTAATATTAGTGATGATAATACACCTGAACTGCCTAAAACAACAAGAACTTCAATAGGTTCTAGTTCACGTTCATTTAGAAAGACAAAAAAGAGCACCGGAGAAGGGATGGTGGAAGCAATTCATTTGATGGCGAGTGTTGTTAATAATATCGCAACCAAAAAAGAGGAAAACAAAAACTCTTCTCTAGAGAAAAATGTAGTTGCTGCACTTGAGGAAATACCTGAATTGGATGATTTTTTGTTCATGCAAGGTTTAGATTTACTGGAAGACTAG